One Micromonospora eburnea genomic region harbors:
- a CDS encoding response regulator yields the protein MSATTVVVADDQELIRGAFAAIIDAEDDLTVVGEAGDGAEAVAAVRRHRPDVLVVDIRMPLMDGVEATRLVCAETDTRVLVLTTFDQDEYVYGALRAGASGFLLKDVRRAELLAAVRIVAAGESLLAPSVTTRLIHDAVRNRRPATIEPPAMAQLSGREREILALVGRGLSNAEIAVALTLSEHTVKTHVSNVLSKLQLRDRVQAVVVAYESGLILPGE from the coding sequence ATGAGCGCCACGACCGTCGTCGTCGCCGACGACCAGGAGCTCATCCGCGGCGCGTTCGCCGCGATCATCGACGCCGAGGACGACCTGACCGTGGTGGGCGAGGCGGGCGACGGCGCGGAGGCGGTGGCCGCGGTCCGCAGGCACCGCCCCGACGTGCTCGTCGTCGACATCCGGATGCCGCTCATGGACGGCGTCGAGGCGACCCGCCTGGTCTGCGCCGAGACCGACACCCGGGTGCTCGTGCTCACGACGTTCGACCAGGACGAGTACGTCTACGGCGCCCTGCGCGCCGGGGCCAGCGGCTTCCTGCTCAAGGACGTGCGCCGGGCGGAGCTGCTCGCGGCCGTTCGCATCGTCGCGGCTGGCGAATCGCTGCTCGCGCCGTCGGTCACCACGCGGCTGATCCACGATGCGGTGCGCAACCGGCGGCCCGCCACCATCGAACCGCCGGCGATGGCCCAGCTCAGCGGGCGGGAGCGGGAGATCCTCGCGCTGGTCGGGCGGGGGCTGTCCAACGCCGAGATCGCCGTCGCGCTGACGCTCAGCGAGCACACCGTCAAGACCCACGTGAGCAACGTGCTGAGCAAGCTGCAGCTGCGCGATCGCGTGCAGGCGGTGGTCGTGGCGTACGAGTCGGGGCTCATCCTGCCGGGTGAGTGA
- a CDS encoding ABC transporter permease — MTTLTSTPSRLRWTLTDGLTLIGRELGRLRQEPGQIVAALIFPAIMVVLFGYVFGSAIQVPGGDYREYLMPGLFAMVTFSAWLGVMTRTASDASRGVMDRFRSMPMARLAVPFGQTGADLLTGLLMLAIMIGTGLLVGWQPHRGLIPTAQAFLLMIVLRYALSWVGVYVGLAVKNDQVADAMVPLGLPFTMLSNAFVPTDGMPGWLRFLADWNPVSALTAATRELFGNPGAPSGNVAWPLAHPVTTVLLWSAALLVIFAPLSLRAYMRRGR; from the coding sequence ATGACCACCCTCACCTCAACGCCGAGTCGCCTGCGCTGGACGCTCACCGACGGGCTGACCCTGATCGGCCGCGAGCTGGGACGGCTGCGGCAAGAACCTGGGCAGATTGTCGCCGCGCTGATCTTCCCGGCCATCATGGTGGTGCTGTTCGGGTACGTCTTCGGCAGCGCGATCCAGGTGCCCGGTGGCGACTACCGCGAGTACCTCATGCCAGGCCTGTTCGCGATGGTCACCTTCTCCGCGTGGCTGGGGGTCATGACGCGGACGGCCAGCGACGCCTCCCGCGGTGTGATGGACCGGTTCCGCTCCATGCCGATGGCGCGCTTGGCGGTGCCATTCGGGCAGACCGGCGCCGACCTGCTGACCGGCCTGCTGATGCTGGCCATCATGATAGGCACGGGCCTGCTGGTGGGCTGGCAGCCGCACCGCGGCCTGATCCCCACGGCCCAGGCGTTCCTGCTGATGATCGTGCTGCGGTACGCGCTGAGCTGGGTGGGCGTCTATGTGGGCCTGGCGGTGAAGAACGACCAGGTCGCCGACGCCATGGTGCCGCTGGGCCTGCCGTTCACGATGCTGTCCAACGCGTTTGTCCCAACCGACGGCATGCCGGGCTGGCTGCGCTTCCTCGCCGACTGGAACCCGGTCAGCGCGCTCACCGCCGCCACCCGGGAGCTGTTCGGCAACCCGGGCGCCCCGTCCGGAAACGTAGCCTGGCCACTCGCACATCCGGTGACCACCGTCCTGCTCTGGTCGGCCGCGCTACTGGTGATCTTCGCCCCGCTGTCGCTCCGCGCCTACATGCGCAGAGGACGCTGA
- a CDS encoding recombinase family protein, with product MTTTPPAKHFAFYGRVSTEDNQDPESSRGWQLARATTLIQPHNGRIVDNYFDVGQSRSLPWQRRPHASRLLAALRDPKRGFSAVVVGEPHRAFYGNQFSLTVPLFAHYGVELWVPEIGGPIDPDNEAHELVMSVFGGMSKGERNRIKLRVRTAMASQTLLEGRYLGGRPPYGYTLQDLGPHPNPAKAADGKHLRGLTPDPQTAPIVRRIFEEFLAGYGLFAIAEGLTGNHVPCPSAHDRARNPHRSGIAWSKSAVRVILTNPRYTGRQVWNKQRTDEVLVDVDDVALGHTGVMRWNPNTNG from the coding sequence ATGACCACCACGCCACCCGCGAAACACTTCGCCTTCTACGGCCGAGTATCAACTGAAGACAACCAAGACCCCGAATCGTCCAGAGGCTGGCAACTCGCCCGCGCAACCACCCTCATCCAACCCCACAACGGCCGCATCGTTGATAACTATTTCGATGTCGGACAGAGCCGTTCACTGCCGTGGCAGCGCCGTCCACACGCCAGTCGCCTACTCGCCGCGCTGCGTGACCCGAAACGGGGATTCTCCGCAGTCGTCGTCGGCGAGCCACACCGCGCCTTCTACGGCAACCAATTCAGCCTCACCGTGCCCCTGTTCGCCCACTACGGCGTCGAGCTGTGGGTACCGGAAATCGGCGGCCCCATCGACCCGGACAACGAAGCACACGAACTCGTCATGTCCGTCTTCGGCGGCATGAGCAAGGGCGAGCGCAACCGCATCAAACTCCGCGTCCGCACCGCGATGGCCTCCCAGACACTGCTCGAAGGCCGATACCTCGGCGGACGCCCCCCATACGGATACACACTCCAAGACCTCGGCCCGCACCCCAACCCCGCGAAGGCAGCCGACGGCAAACACCTACGCGGGCTCACCCCCGACCCGCAGACCGCCCCGATCGTCCGCCGAATCTTCGAGGAGTTCCTCGCCGGCTACGGACTCTTCGCGATCGCCGAAGGCCTCACCGGCAACCACGTGCCCTGCCCATCCGCACACGACCGCGCCCGCAACCCACACCGCAGCGGAATCGCCTGGTCCAAAAGCGCCGTACGCGTCATCCTCACCAACCCCCGCTACACCGGACGGCAGGTCTGGAACAAACAACGCACCGACGAGGTGCTCGTCGACGTGGACGACGTCGCCCTGGGCCACACCGGCGTCATGCGCTGGAACCCCAACACAAATGGGTGA
- a CDS encoding alpha/beta hydrolase family protein translates to MFRRALLSLAAVLAAVLIPIRPAAAATDLNTAELSFTTDDGQRLAATLYTPRDATGPLPGLVLVAGSGEAPRSEVAPEAEAFARQGIAVLAYDKRYRGYTKTHRDYAQLAGDAVHGYELLRGRPEVDPRYVGIWGISEGGWVAPIAAGRSGAAFLVAASAPGLPPLRTQNWNMRNKVARAGVTGSFATTLTDRAHRLSADAGLFAEPYYDPVPALRALHQPVLAVYGGADEQVPAAESASVLRANIPGPFALRILPGAGHALHVRDAAGDYTDELVPGYADLVGAWVREVASGRTPAGASDALPEQAVRSTDLEPSAWWEGWPAQLTALVVLLAAFVSALVRRPAAARRPATVFGAAGLVTALGFVAYLFAVESSTGWKGVDVGPVVNGRPVVWLALQAAALVTVIAAVMTLAAWRQDRDRVRLAVLNIGAAAFLPWALYWGLLLP, encoded by the coding sequence ATGTTTCGACGCGCCCTGTTGTCCCTGGCGGCGGTCCTCGCCGCCGTCCTGATCCCGATCCGCCCGGCCGCCGCGGCCACCGACCTGAACACGGCCGAGCTCTCCTTCACCACCGACGACGGCCAGCGGCTCGCCGCCACGCTGTACACGCCGCGCGACGCCACCGGCCCGCTGCCCGGGCTGGTCCTCGTCGCGGGCTCCGGCGAGGCGCCCCGGTCCGAGGTCGCGCCGGAGGCCGAGGCGTTCGCGCGGCAGGGTATCGCGGTGCTCGCGTACGACAAGCGGTACCGCGGCTACACCAAGACCCACCGCGACTACGCCCAGCTGGCCGGCGACGCCGTCCACGGCTACGAGCTGCTGCGCGGGCGGCCGGAGGTGGATCCGCGCTACGTCGGGATCTGGGGCATCAGCGAGGGCGGCTGGGTGGCGCCGATCGCCGCCGGCCGCTCCGGCGCCGCCTTCCTGGTCGCCGCGTCCGCGCCGGGCCTGCCCCCGCTGCGCACGCAGAACTGGAACATGCGCAACAAGGTCGCTCGCGCCGGCGTCACGGGCTCGTTCGCCACCACGCTGACCGACCGCGCCCACCGGCTCTCCGCCGACGCCGGCCTGTTCGCCGAGCCGTACTACGACCCCGTGCCCGCCCTGCGCGCGTTGCATCAGCCGGTCCTGGCCGTCTACGGCGGTGCCGACGAGCAAGTGCCGGCGGCCGAGAGCGCTTCGGTCCTGCGGGCGAACATCCCCGGCCCGTTCGCGCTGCGGATCCTGCCCGGTGCCGGCCATGCGCTGCACGTGCGCGACGCCGCCGGGGACTACACCGACGAACTGGTGCCCGGGTACGCCGACCTGGTCGGCGCCTGGGTCCGCGAGGTCGCGTCGGGCCGGACACCGGCCGGCGCTTCGGATGCGCTGCCGGAGCAGGCTGTGCGCAGTACCGACCTCGAACCCTCGGCCTGGTGGGAGGGCTGGCCCGCCCAGCTCACCGCCCTGGTCGTGCTGCTGGCGGCGTTCGTGTCGGCGCTGGTCCGCCGGCCGGCCGCGGCCCGCCGGCCGGCCACCGTCTTCGGCGCGGCGGGCCTGGTGACCGCGCTGGGGTTCGTCGCCTACCTGTTCGCCGTCGAGTCCAGCACCGGCTGGAAGGGTGTTGACGTCGGCCCGGTCGTGAACGGCCGCCCGGTGGTGTGGCTCGCGCTACAGGCCGCTGCGCTGGTCACCGTCATCGCCGCGGTCATGACCCTGGCCGCATGGCGCCAGGACCGCGACCGGGTCCGGCTGGCGGTCCTGAACATCGGCGCCGCGGCCTTCCTGCCGTGGGCGCTCTACTGGGGGCTGCTGCTGCCATGA
- a CDS encoding TetR/AcrR family transcriptional regulator, whose translation MADAEYVNIWMRPERPAYGPKPAYSRAQITEAAIRIADAEGMEAATMRRIAAEIGAGAMSLYRYVPSRDNLVELMADRVMGEIDVTGMPSGDWRADLTRYADGLRAMWLRHPWIATVQRSLPSFGPNQLLLIERLTGVLDAFVSIDENLGLIAMLNSYIEGTVREEISSAKEFRRIGLSESEWMARSYPYVDQLVKSGKYPMFTKIVMEARQPHLSRDDQFRNGLQRILDCIAAALPSNGRVSEGSRD comes from the coding sequence GTGGCCGACGCCGAGTACGTGAACATCTGGATGCGACCCGAACGCCCGGCCTACGGGCCGAAGCCGGCCTACAGCCGCGCGCAGATCACCGAGGCGGCGATCCGGATCGCCGACGCCGAAGGGATGGAGGCCGCCACCATGCGGCGGATCGCCGCCGAGATCGGCGCCGGCGCAATGTCGCTCTACCGGTACGTCCCGAGCCGCGACAACCTGGTCGAACTCATGGCCGACCGGGTGATGGGCGAGATCGACGTCACGGGCATGCCCTCGGGCGACTGGCGAGCCGACCTGACCCGCTACGCCGACGGGCTGCGGGCCATGTGGCTGAGGCACCCGTGGATCGCCACCGTGCAGCGGTCACTGCCCAGCTTCGGCCCCAACCAACTGCTCTTGATCGAACGGCTGACGGGAGTGCTCGACGCCTTTGTTTCCATCGACGAGAACCTCGGCCTCATAGCCATGCTGAACAGCTACATCGAAGGCACCGTCCGCGAGGAGATCAGCTCGGCCAAGGAATTCCGCCGCATCGGGCTCAGCGAGTCGGAGTGGATGGCGCGGAGCTACCCATACGTCGACCAGCTGGTGAAGAGCGGCAAGTACCCGATGTTCACCAAGATCGTGATGGAGGCGCGCCAGCCGCACCTGAGCCGCGACGACCAGTTCCGGAACGGGCTCCAGCGCATCCTCGACTGCATCGCCGCAGCCCTCCCATCAAACGGCCGAGTCTCCGAAGGCTCCCGCGATTGA
- the rpmF gene encoding 50S ribosomal protein L32: MQHRTSRSRARHRRAHWKTSAPALTTCTNPACGKPTPPHRACQHCGFYRGREVVPPKGGDS; this comes from the coding sequence ATGCAGCACCGCACGTCGCGTTCCCGAGCCCGCCACCGTCGCGCCCACTGGAAGACCAGCGCTCCGGCGCTCACCACCTGCACGAATCCCGCCTGCGGCAAGCCCACGCCGCCGCACCGCGCCTGCCAGCACTGCGGCTTCTACCGGGGTCGCGAGGTCGTTCCTCCCAAGGGCGGTGACTCGTGA
- a CDS encoding sensor histidine kinase — MRWRVPPVLGDVALMVAVLLAQLAPFVSNRPAPGHDGWEPAMFLPILLSTVPVVWRRKAPFAVLIATEAGAGLYAFFPQGAPQPIWYGALLALFTLAAQAPWWQRITALVFIGWGAVLLTGALDTAARGVLLWVTVYALGRAWAARGAQTAALKERARHLERARELEAALERARIAREMHDVLGHGMSVMIAQAEAGPVFVGRDDARVTASFDAIAGAGREAMAQLRRVLGVLGDGRNELVPAPTLAGLPDLTNSVERPGFIAVHLAEAGEPRKLPADVEAAAYRIVQEGLTNVLKHARPDHGAVRVDVALAWTGDGLTVRVTDDGVGARGDGAGTGADGAGRGLTGIAERAAACGGQARWGAGAGGKGFRVEASLPAAVR, encoded by the coding sequence ATGAGGTGGCGGGTTCCGCCCGTGCTGGGCGACGTCGCGCTCATGGTGGCGGTGTTGCTGGCGCAGCTCGCGCCGTTCGTGTCGAACCGACCGGCGCCGGGACACGACGGGTGGGAGCCGGCGATGTTTCTGCCGATCCTGCTGTCCACCGTGCCTGTCGTATGGCGGCGCAAGGCGCCGTTCGCTGTGCTCATCGCGACCGAGGCCGGGGCCGGGCTGTACGCGTTCTTTCCGCAAGGGGCGCCGCAGCCGATCTGGTACGGGGCGCTGCTCGCCCTGTTCACGCTCGCCGCCCAGGCGCCGTGGTGGCAGCGGATCACGGCACTCGTGTTCATCGGGTGGGGGGCGGTGCTGCTCACCGGGGCGCTCGACACGGCGGCCCGCGGGGTGTTGCTGTGGGTGACCGTCTACGCGCTCGGGCGCGCCTGGGCCGCGCGTGGCGCGCAGACCGCGGCGCTCAAGGAGCGGGCGCGGCACCTGGAGCGGGCGCGGGAGTTGGAGGCCGCGCTTGAGCGGGCACGGATCGCGCGGGAGATGCACGACGTCCTCGGGCACGGGATGAGCGTCATGATCGCGCAGGCGGAGGCCGGGCCGGTGTTCGTCGGGCGGGACGACGCCCGGGTCACCGCGTCGTTCGACGCGATCGCGGGGGCCGGGCGGGAGGCGATGGCGCAGCTGCGACGCGTCCTCGGGGTGCTCGGCGACGGCCGGAACGAGCTGGTGCCCGCGCCGACGCTGGCGGGGCTGCCGGACCTGACGAATAGCGTGGAAAGACCTGGATTTATCGCGGTGCACCTGGCAGAAGCCGGCGAACCGCGAAAGCTCCCGGCGGACGTCGAGGCCGCCGCCTACCGGATCGTGCAGGAAGGGCTCACGAACGTGCTGAAACACGCCCGGCCGGACCACGGCGCGGTGCGCGTCGACGTGGCGCTCGCCTGGACCGGCGACGGCCTCACCGTCCGCGTCACCGACGACGGCGTCGGCGCCAGAGGCGACGGTGCCGGGACCGGAGCCGACGGCGCTGGGCGCGGGCTCACCGGCATCGCCGAGCGCGCGGCTGCCTGCGGCGGGCAGGCGCGGTGGGGCGCGGGGGCGGGCGGCAAGGGGTTCCGGGTCGAGGCGAGCCTGCCGGCGGCCGTCCGATGA
- a CDS encoding radical SAM protein yields MNTVLTKGSRWMRICDHLAQTGAPAFRFRQLITAWQSSTAETFADVHALPASLRADLAEQFGPRLHPLTPLEVQRDEQVEKVLFASDSGARIETVVSHYRAGWDSMCISSQAGCGLGCTFCATGAVGLVRNLTADEIVAQVMHPHWTREGLPRPASVAFMGMGEPLANPYVFDALTLLTDAGYAGMSARRVTVSTVGFAPNLARLVDEHPQVTITLSVHSPFTQERARIIPLEERFPLTWNLDILDRHAATNRRKVYLAYLLIADVNESDEHLAVLAELVHARSRPELFHVSVIRYNEAVGAAPEYRTPSSNRVDDFVRGLTVRGVHATRRRQFGTGIDAACGQLHGKYLAATPSVAAPIDTELIPVTPVHS; encoded by the coding sequence GTGAACACCGTCCTCACCAAGGGGAGCCGCTGGATGCGCATTTGCGATCATCTTGCGCAGACCGGCGCCCCGGCGTTCCGATTCCGCCAGCTCATCACCGCGTGGCAGAGCTCGACGGCCGAGACGTTCGCCGACGTCCACGCACTGCCGGCCAGCCTGCGCGCCGATCTTGCAGAGCAGTTTGGCCCGCGGCTGCATCCGCTGACCCCGTTGGAAGTGCAGCGAGACGAGCAGGTCGAGAAGGTGCTCTTCGCGTCCGACAGCGGTGCCCGCATCGAGACCGTCGTCTCGCACTATCGAGCCGGATGGGACTCCATGTGCATCTCATCGCAGGCCGGGTGCGGCCTGGGCTGCACCTTCTGCGCGACCGGCGCGGTGGGCCTGGTCCGCAATCTCACCGCCGACGAGATCGTCGCGCAGGTGATGCACCCGCACTGGACCCGCGAAGGGCTGCCAAGGCCCGCGAGCGTCGCGTTCATGGGAATGGGAGAGCCGCTCGCCAACCCCTACGTGTTCGACGCGCTCACCCTGCTGACCGACGCCGGATACGCGGGGATGTCCGCACGTCGGGTCACCGTGTCGACCGTGGGGTTCGCGCCGAACCTGGCACGCCTGGTCGACGAGCACCCGCAGGTGACGATCACCCTGTCCGTGCACTCGCCGTTCACGCAGGAGCGGGCACGCATCATTCCCCTCGAGGAACGGTTCCCGCTCACGTGGAACCTCGACATCCTCGACCGGCATGCCGCCACGAACCGCCGAAAGGTCTACCTCGCCTATCTGCTCATCGCCGACGTCAACGAAAGCGACGAGCACCTCGCCGTTCTCGCCGAACTGGTCCACGCGCGGTCCCGACCCGAGCTGTTCCATGTCAGCGTCATCCGCTACAACGAGGCGGTCGGTGCGGCGCCGGAATACCGCACCCCCTCCTCCAACCGAGTGGACGACTTCGTGCGCGGGCTCACCGTGCGGGGTGTGCACGCGACCAGGCGCCGCCAGTTCGGCACCGGCATCGACGCTGCCTGCGGGCAGCTCCACGGCAAGTACCTCGCCGCGACCCCTTCGGTCGCCGCTCCCATCGACACCGAACTGATCCCAGTCACACCTGTCCACAGCTGA
- a CDS encoding zinc ribbon domain-containing protein, which translates to MISKEITHTPIIDDNTFEQAQTLLNKRARRLDTPRRRPRTRNPYIFRGMLYCAACHRRMQGQYNHGAAYYRCRFPRNTPSPTTSRTPATSTSEKTPSPNPSTPGSPPHSHPTASNKRSPR; encoded by the coding sequence GTGATCTCCAAAGAGATCACCCACACCCCGATCATCGACGACAACACCTTCGAGCAAGCCCAAACCCTGCTCAACAAACGCGCACGACGCCTCGACACCCCACGACGCCGCCCCCGCACACGCAACCCCTACATCTTCCGCGGCATGCTCTACTGCGCCGCCTGCCACCGCCGGATGCAAGGCCAGTACAACCACGGCGCCGCCTACTACCGCTGCCGCTTCCCCAGGAATACGCCCTCGCCAACAACGTCGCGCACCCCCGCAACGTCTACCTCCGAGAAGACACCCTCACCGAACCCCTCGACACCTGGCTCGCCACCGCATTCGCACCCGACCGCCTCGAACAAACGATCACCGCGATGA
- a CDS encoding ATP-binding cassette domain-containing protein, translated as MADPIVAAEGLHKSFGDTHALRGLDLSVPRGTVCGVLGPNGAGKTTAVRILATLSDPDAGHARIAGYDVVRDAGKVRERIGLAGQYAAVDEKLTGRGNLRMFGRLYHLPRREAHRRADELLERFGLMDAADRPVAGYSGGMRRRLDLITSLILRPKVLFLDEPTTGLDPRSRGEIWDSIRELVADGTTVLLTTQYLDEADHLANDIAVIDHGRVIATGTPDELKATIGDRLDVTLEDPAALPAAMTVLNTLTGTEPTTTDADGLSVALPATGLRLADIVRELDHAGVAAADVSLRRPTLDEVFLRLTDRKEPVR; from the coding sequence ATGGCGGATCCGATCGTGGCCGCTGAGGGGCTACACAAGTCCTTCGGCGACACTCATGCATTACGGGGGCTGGACCTGAGCGTTCCGAGAGGAACGGTCTGCGGCGTGCTCGGGCCCAACGGCGCCGGGAAGACGACCGCGGTGCGCATCCTGGCGACCCTGTCCGATCCCGACGCCGGACACGCCCGCATCGCCGGATACGACGTCGTCCGCGACGCCGGCAAAGTGCGCGAGCGGATCGGGCTCGCCGGCCAGTACGCCGCCGTGGACGAGAAGCTCACCGGCCGCGGCAACCTGCGCATGTTCGGGCGCCTCTACCACCTGCCCCGCCGCGAGGCGCACCGGCGGGCCGACGAGCTGCTCGAGCGCTTCGGCCTGATGGACGCAGCCGACCGCCCGGTCGCCGGCTACTCCGGCGGCATGCGCCGTCGACTCGACCTGATCACCAGCCTCATCCTGCGCCCCAAGGTGCTCTTCCTGGACGAGCCCACCACCGGCCTGGATCCACGCAGCCGCGGCGAGATCTGGGACAGCATCCGCGAGCTGGTGGCCGATGGCACCACGGTGCTGCTCACCACGCAATACCTGGACGAGGCCGACCACCTGGCCAACGACATCGCCGTCATCGACCACGGGCGGGTGATCGCCACCGGCACGCCCGACGAGCTGAAGGCCACGATCGGGGACCGCCTCGACGTCACCCTCGAAGACCCCGCCGCGCTGCCTGCGGCGATGACCGTCCTGAACACCCTCACCGGCACCGAACCCACGACGACCGACGCCGACGGGCTCAGCGTCGCCCTGCCCGCCACCGGCCTCCGCCTTGCCGACATCGTGCGCGAGCTTGACCACGCCGGAGTCGCCGCCGCCGACGTGAGCTTGCGCCGCCCCACCCTCGACGAGGTGTTCCTACGCCTCACCGACCGCAAGGAGCCCGTCCGATGA